In one Apostichopus japonicus isolate 1M-3 chromosome 18, ASM3797524v1, whole genome shotgun sequence genomic region, the following are encoded:
- the LOC139959135 gene encoding uncharacterized protein — MESSFQKHGPSLPGPNKTNVADSKVLREEQFKLEEALFKVTDPQEGQSSPRQDECIASTKGRKRTKPRKLLEATDVEEEETADKASLPPPMKKAKETRAKMSKLSAKVDAQRAVFEQYLKESPTYTSTSTGEPEPAIDIPIPEPIISNTDNAMSAQFTSFTALLNDSGDEGNCLEGVSRAVEVLHDDSNLFNDSTNLDEIHFLRQEVDRLLWVIETNDQEIQDLRQRLSEGCDCYNSSAPEKTVMNEINVTPRKIKFLSDLTKTLSCMVTETAPPLMTTPPSLTTPPSLTTPSFSTIPETSTLGATTSSSVTEVGDTSMSSSPSVDHDEKVELVKGTGVYVTVPERTSIALKGRKGLGVMLRKILEVLFSFDELRRGCAVGGRPKACNKQSADVSVPLDPKRLSAAKAYVLCFCQKKGLPAPTETDINAIVNSKCVTVRRSFKQKFSSLTDKRQ; from the exons ATGGAGTCATCATTTCAAAAGCATGGTCCTTCTTTACCAGGTCCAAACAAGACAAATGTTG CTGACTCTAAAGTATTACGTGAAGAGCAGTTTAAACTTGAAGAGGCCCTCTTTAAAGTAACGGATCCCCAAGAAGGCCAATCATCTCCACGTCAGGATGAGTGTATAGCTTCTACGAAAGGGAGAAAGAGGACAAAGCCCAGGAAACTACTTGAGGCAACAGATGTGGAGGAAGAGGAAACGGCTGACAAAGCTTCACTGCCACCGCCCATGAAAAAAGCAAAGGAGACCAGGGCAAAGATGTCAAAACTTTCCGCCAAAGTTGATGCCCAGAGGGCTGTCTTTGAACAATATTTGAAGGAAAGCCCCACTTATACATCAACTTCCACAGGAGAACCTGAGCCTGCAATAGATATTCCTATTCCAGAACCAATTATTAGCAACACTGACAATGCAATGTCTGCCCAGTTTACTTCATTCACAGCCCTACTGAATGATTCAGGAGATGAAGGAAACTGTCTTGAAGGAGTCTCACGGGCTGTAGAAGTTCTTCACGATGATTCTAATCTTTTTAATGACTCTACAAACCTGGATGAAATTCATTTCTTGAGACAGGAAGTAGACAGACTTCTGTGGGTAATTGAAACAAATGACCAGGAAATTCAAGATTTGCGACAAAGGCTCAGTGAAGGTTGTGACTGCTACAACTCATCAGCACCAGAGAAGACAGTAATGAATGAAATCA ATGTGACTCCAAGGAAGATTAAATTCCTCAGTGACCTGACAAAGACTTTGTCCTGTATGGTCACAGAGACTGCACCACCATTGATGACTACGCCACCATCGTTAACTACGCCACCATCGTTGACTACGCCATCATTTTCAACCATACCTGAAACGAGTACACTGGGGGCAACAACAAGTAGCTCCGTCACAGAAGTAGGGGACACATCAATGTCATCATCACCATCTGTTGATCATGATGAG AAAGTTGAATTAGTGAAAGGCACTGGTGTTTATGTCACTGTGCCAGAACGAACCAGTATTGCActaaaagggagaaaaggtttAGGTGTAATGTTGAGGAAAATTCTAGAAGTCCTCTTTTCCTTTGATGAGCTTCGTCGTGGCTGTGCTGTTGGAGGAAGACCAAAGGCTTGCAACAAGCAGTCTGCTGACGTGAGTGTTCCGCTTGATCCCAAACGCTTGAGTGCAGCCAAAG CATATGTCCTGTGCTTTTGTCAAAAGAAGGGTCTGCCAGCACCGACAGAGACTGACATCAATGCCATAGTAAACAGCAAGTGCGTCACTGTTCGTCGTAGCTTCAAGCAGAAGTTTTCCAGTTTGACAGACAAGCGGCAGTAA
- the LOC139959136 gene encoding adhesion G-protein coupled receptor G2-like → MRCNRSVRHHYRSHLIRDNIAVRAFTADQNNFLSEITFGTFFNSNTRNIQEDLDDSLINVFKDAGPSILDDVKASITLPTSLLDAIQYAPSDAVPLTFVVYRTSNLFISSGSSQMDEEVETLIVSATIEGQKITNLNDPVVTRFHLLPIEGLTTDTTRQCVFWDFSLTGGFGDWSSEGCELVSGPGENGDPLVECHCDHLTNFAVLVDIQGDLGSLVLDVLSIIGCVISIVALLITLIAFLAIKKLRSKRPQQVLINLCFALLGLYLSFLIGINRANLDVGCVIFGALIHYFCLASISWMSVEATIMYLLFVKVFDAGIKYFMRKASLVAWGLPLVVVIVSAILKPNNYTGKYCFPHAGTLTFYIGVLLLVGLMLCYNLILFTLVVRQLAFRRKSMIADDKRSELVKRVQNAVAISVLLGLAWLFGFLAIGGAQFIFNLLFLIFNTLQGLFVFLFFCLRNKDIVTLWREKLFSGSSDSRGPQAVNKTGGPRNSSAATTPANTTPRGTTSSDKQTDSTAGGGESIQMIATQG, encoded by the exons atgaggtgtaacagaagtgttagacaccattATCGATCCCATTTGATCAGGGACAATATCGCCGTGAGGGCTTTCACGGCAGATCAGAATAACTTTCTGTCAGAAATCACATTTGGGACGTTTTTCAATTCTAATACGAGGAATATTCAGGAAGATTTGGATGACAGCCTGATAAATGTCTTCAAAGATGCTGGTCCATCCATACTGGATGATGTAAAGGCCTCTATCACCCTGCCAACTAGTCTCCTAGATGCTATCCAGTATG CTCCATCGGATGCAGTTCCTCTCACTTTTGTCGTCTACCGGACCAGTAATCTATTTATAAGCAGCGGCAGTTCACAGATGGACGAGGAAGTTGAGACTCTCATTGTATCAGCAACAATTGAAGGCCAGAAGATAACAAACTTGAACGATCCAGTCGTTACAAGGTTTCATTTACTGCCA attgaaGGCTTAACTACAGACACCACCAGGCAGTGTGTGTTTTGGGATTTTTCTCTGACTGGAGGTTTCGGCGACTGGTCTTCGGAGGGATGCGAATTGGTATCTGGTCCGGGTGAGAACGGTGATCCTCTCGTTGAGTGCCATTGCGACCATCTGACAAACTTTGCCGTACTAGTG GATATTCAAGGGGATCTAGGGAGTCTTGTCCTGGATGTTCTGAGTATCATAGGTTGTGTGATCTCCATTGTTGCTCTTCTCATCACCTTGATAGCATTCCTGGCAATCAA GAAACTTCGATCCAAACGGCCACAGCAAGTCTTGATAAATCTATGCTTTGCGCTCCTCGGACTCTACCTGTCTTTCTTGATCGGGATCAACCGAGCAAACCTAGACGTCGGCTGCGTCATATTTGGCGCCCTCATCCACTACTTCTGTCTCGCCTCTATCTCCTGGATGAGCGTTGAGGCAACGATCATGTACCTTCTCTTTGTTAAAGTGTTTGATGCTGGGATCAAATACTTCATGAGAAAAGCATCATTAGTTGCTTGGG GTCTACCACTGGTAGTTGTCATTGTATCAGCTATTCTCAAACCAAACAATTATACTGGGAAGTA CTGTTTTCCTCACGCTGGTACGCTGACCTTTTACATCGGTGTCTTGTTACTCGTCGGCCTAATGTTGTGCTACAACCTCATCTTGTTCACTCTTGTCGTCCGACAACTCGCCTTTAGACGTAAGTCCATGATCGCAGATGACAAGAGGAGCGAACTGGTGAAGCGAGTCCAGAATGCGGTAGCCATTTCGGTCCTGCTCGGTCTCGCATGGCTGTTTGGATTCCTGGCGATAGGGGGCGCTCAGTTCATATTCAATCTTCTATTTCTCATCTTTAACACGCTGCAAGGCCTGttcgtgtttcttttcttctgctTGAGGAATAAGGATATTGTCACCCTCTGGCGGGAGAAGTTATTCTCCGGTTCGAGTGATTCTCGTGGTCCACAAGCGGTCAACAAAACTGGTGGTCCTCGCAATTCCTCCGCAGCGACCACACCGGCAAATACCACGCCGCGTGGAACCACTAGCAGTGACAAACAGACTGACTCAACAGCGGGCGGAGGGGAATCAATCCAGATGATTGCAACACAAGGTTGA
- the LOC139958448 gene encoding uncharacterized protein gives MKALTLIVCCFIRWDLIDASDPYFNLYGTNCQTGPDELECCDNPPINPFDLKVDFVTLRLDDVTKPWQLDATITWVPLTTDLLEYAVRFQPVVTIDELNANETGFFTEQRNFCLEKDEILVDSCTDEPFFDTITNSTSLYVQDLLFGFPYKFEIQTIVNGSVQLKYFCFNSCFDIFPKTIAPDCFEETQDREFCKNYPVPINSVVSNVEITTSCLGPVDVGWTVELTWEPPVNVNGEVTHHAIVARQFGTQMGPPYTTVYVNANTTQLETVRNGTRSYTIRPFDGMGNVLQSNQQYVLHIITFVRLPERYNISSIQSGNIATRVLRTYESDWCPTTQKMTSPKVTELMTSPKRTTPVDDPVTPPEMLKTDPTPSSPPMPDPTIYIIISVVAAVIAVLMVCVFLYMFYRVCCSKDEKIHTAYIPQKKRPNHYSFKEPKVPIEFKGKEITNLGNLEVEREPLDRGQYGEVYRGTLTGLKGKGEKVLVAIKTPKPGASLALKEDFLDEIKLMIEIGNHPHLMSVIGCCTLSKPYYLITEYMKYGALDKFLLRGRAKENSDIDQIYDITELNKVQIAWQISKGMSYLATTKYFHGDLAARNCLVGENLLVKVSDFGLSDDIYQRGYKRIAPEKKRPVKWYSPEANFDGVCSTKGDVWSFGIVLWEIYTLGGIPYAGMPAVEVVNRTKAGYRMPHPEGCPMDIFKVMAECWQESPQHRPNFSEIEYALEVILSHRAEISINRQQPSRNPDEAPYLPMVESDASNMIRRDSSLADKINLYDVLGISADIAFHDLSSTSADSFTTDYQLAGDGVRIEPIIEEEEGPRERRFSISSFQSNPDFVGDGSASSIVSEINSDVSSGDGVRTEPIIEEEEGPCERRFSISSFQSNPDFVGNGSASSIVSEINSDVSSGESGIEIREGSA, from the exons ATGAAGGCGCTGACGTTGattgtgtgttgttttattCGTTGGGATCTGATCGACGCTTCCGACCCTTACTTTAATCTATATGGTACTAACTGTCAAACGGGACCAGACGAGTTGGAATGTTGTGATAATC CTCCCATCAATCCATTTGACCTGAAAGTAGACTTCGTTACACTACGCCTTGATGACGTAACTAAACCATGGCAACTTGACGCAACGATCACGTGGGTGCCGCTAACAACAG ATTTGTTAGAGTACGCCGTAAGATTTCAACCAGTTGTGACCATTGATGAACTAAATGCGAACGAAACAGGCTTTTTTACTGAACAAAGAAACTTTTGTCTTGAGAAAGATGAAATCCTTGTCGATTCCTGCACAGATGAACCATTCTTTGATACCATTACG AATTCTACCAGTCTATATGTACAAGACCTGCTCTTTGGATTTCCGTACAAATTCGAG ATACAGACTATTGTCAATGGATCTGTTCAACTCAAATACTTCTGCTTCAATTCATGTTTCGACATTTTCCCGAAAACAATCGCTCCAG ACTGCTTTGAAGAAACTCAAGACAGAGAATTTTGTAAGAATTATC CGGTCCCAATCAATAGTGTTGTGAGTAATGTAGAAATCACGACGAGTTGTTTGGGCCCTGTAGATGTTGGGTGGACCGTTGAACTAACATGGGAACCTCCAGTTAATGTGAACGGTGAAGTCACTCACCATGCAATCGTTGCCAGGCAGTTCGGCACTCAGATGGGACCACCATATACCACAGTTTACGTAAATGCTAACACGACGCAATTG GAGACAGTTCGAAACGGTACCCGTTCATACACCATTAGACCCTTTGATGGTATGGGTAACGTCCTTCAATCCAACCAACAATATGTCCTTCAT atAATTACCTTTGTTCGTCTTCCCGAGCGTTACAACATAAGCTCTATACAATCTGGTAATATTGCCACTCGCGTTCTAAGAACTTATGAGAGCGACTGGTGCCCAA CGACGCAAAAGATGACGTCACCAAAAG TGACGGAGCTGATGACATCTCCAAAACGGACAACTCCTGTCGATGATCCGGTGACTCCGCCCGAAATGCTAAAGACAGACCCAACTCCATCATCTCCCCCAATGCCTGACCCGACAATTTACATTATTATATCTGTGGTTGCTGCAGTAATCGCGGTTTTAATGGTGTGCGTCTTTCTTTATATGTTTTACCGTGTGTGTTGCTCTAAGGATGAGAAAATTCACACTGCCTACATTCCTCAGAAAAAAAGGCCAAACCATTACAGCTTCAAAG AACCCAAAGTTCCGATAGAGTTTAAGGGTAAGGAAATAACCAATTTGGGTAACCTTGAAGTTGAGAGAGAGCCGCTGGACAGAGGCCAATATGGCGAAGTCTACCGAGGTACTTTGACTGGATTGAAAGGAAAAGGAGAGAAAGTTTTAGTCGCCATCAAGACTCCTAAAC CTGGTGCATCTCTTGCTCTCAAGGAAGACTTTTTGGATGAAATCAAACTCATGATTGAAATAGGTAACCATCCTCATCTTATGTCTGTCATTGGTTGCTGCACTCTAAGCAAACCTTACTATCTCATCACGGAATACATGAAGTACGGCGCTCTGGATAAATTCCTTCTTCGCGGCAGAGCG AAGGAGAATAGCGACATTGATCAgatttatgacatcacagaattAAACAAAGTCCAAATTGCTTGGCAGATTTCAAAGGGCATG TCATATCTTGCAACGACGAAATATTTCCATGGTGATCTGGCAGCACGGAATTGTTTGGTTGGAGAGAATCTTCTGGTGAAGGTGTCTGACTTTGGTTTATCAGATGATATTTACCAGCGAGGATATAAACGTATCGCCCCGGAAAAGAAAAGGCCGGTGAAATGGTACAGTCCAGAAGCGAATTTTGATGGCGTTTGTTCAACAAAGGGTGACGT GTGGTCATTTGGTATTGTCTTGTGGGAGATTTACACCCTTGGGGGAATTCCCTATGCCGGAATGCCTGCTGTTGAAGTGGTCAATCGAACCAAGGCTGGTTACAGAATGCCTCATCCAGAAGGATGTCCAATGGATAT CTTTAAAGTAATGGCCGAATGTTGGCAGGAATCGCCCCAACACAGACCAAACTTTTCTGAGATTGAATACGCGTTAGAAGTCATCCTTAGTCACCGAGCTGAAATAAGTATAAATCGGCAGCAACCATCACGCAACCCAGACGAGGCTCCTTACTTACCAATGGTGGAAAGTGATGCTTCTAATATGATTCGAAGGGACTCTTCACTGGCTGATAAAATCAATTTG TACGACGTACTTGGTATAAGTGCAGACATCGCGTTCCATGATTTGAGCAGTACGTCTGCGGATTCCTTCACGACGGATTATCAGTTGGCTGGAGACGGTGTAAGAATCGAACCAATCATTGAAGAGGAAGAGGGGCCACGTGAGCGACGGTTCTCCATCAGTTCTTTCCAATCAAATCCTGATTTCGTTGGAGATGGATCCGCCTCATCAATTGTGTCTGAAATAAACTCGGACGTATCCAGTGGAGACGGTGTAAGAACCGAACCAATCATTGAAGAGGAAGAGGGACCATGTGAGCGACGGTTCTCCATCAGTTCTTTCCAATCAAATCCTGATTTCGTTGGAAATGGATCCGCCTCATCAATTGTATCTGAAATAAACTCGGACGTATCCAGTGGAGAAAGCGGGATCGAGATCCGAGAGGGATCGGCCTAG